The following proteins are encoded in a genomic region of Leifsonia psychrotolerans:
- a CDS encoding helix-turn-helix domain-containing protein yields the protein MTPTMLREDTILVDDEVRVEAEKLIDEVCDTPVTGVLVTFNGVSSPLPPALARFLVNVLERTAEGGTLTVQSMPEELTTTVAARMLGVSRPTLMKWIAAGDITAVKVGSHSRLRSQEVLAFKQQRDAARRSTFDDLRATADELGDL from the coding sequence ATGACGCCGACAATGCTGCGCGAAGACACGATTCTTGTCGATGACGAGGTTCGTGTGGAAGCCGAAAAACTGATCGACGAGGTGTGTGACACCCCCGTTACCGGTGTCCTTGTTACGTTCAACGGCGTTTCATCGCCGTTGCCACCTGCGCTTGCTCGGTTCCTGGTGAACGTACTTGAGCGTACCGCCGAGGGGGGAACACTCACCGTTCAGTCGATGCCTGAAGAGCTGACGACAACGGTCGCGGCTCGAATGCTGGGCGTCTCCCGGCCCACATTGATGAAGTGGATTGCGGCCGGCGACATCACTGCGGTCAAAGTCGGTAGTCATTCCCGGTTGCGATCGCAGGAGGTGCTGGCCTTCAAGCAGCAGCGAGACGCTGCTCGCAGATCTACGTTTGACGACTTGCGTGCGACTGCCGACGAACTGGGTGACCTGTAG
- a CDS encoding HsdR family type I site-specific deoxyribonuclease: protein MAGYSEAEWEALALDKLAEPLGWQPLAGEKIAPGTGERDSWDELLIRPRLLQALRQLNPNVPGEYLQQALAEIASPKSQDAITENHRIHDFLVDGFRLSYIGDDGNEVNASIRLLSAEPSENDWLAVNQVTLIRGDFTRRFDLVLYCNGMPVSIVELKKAGSQAADVAAAHAQLGTYLREFPMAFRFCVFTLASDGILAKYGTPFTPLNHFSPWNVDDDGEPLKPGDVGDWDASTGMEIALLGLYNQERFLQLLRSFTAFDEGADGLLKRIAKPHQYFAVTKAVGSTVQAVESNGKAGVVWHTQGSGKSMEMELYTNLVSRHPKLKNPTVVVITDRTELDGQLYESFRQSLLLPEQPKQIKRRSELRDELSNRTTGGIYFTTLQKFGRSEAEKQAGTDHPLLSDRRNIIVVVDEAHRSHYDDLDGYARHLRDALPHATLIAFTGTPISFDDRNTRDVFGDYIDIYDLSRAVDDGATVPVYFEPRLINVALATNVTDETLDEAADEATVGLDDTERARIEASVAVVNAVYGAPDRINALAADIVAHWETRTAQMGKFIEAPGKAMIVGGTREICANLYSAIVALKPEWHSDELDTGVIKVVYSGSASDLPPVSDHVRRDSANAVIKERLRNVDDELQIVIVKDMMLTGYDSPPLHTLYLDRPLKGALLMQTLARVNRTFRGKEDGLLVAYAPLADNLAKALGEYSKNDQTEKPIGRNIDDAIVLAVQLVDTLRGLLAGNDWKAVLVAGGAKAYLNAVTGAVNYLRNPATPGNIAPAGDDEFESLAAAYRRYSGQLSRAWALCSGAGAQELEERRPEIALYEEVRVWMAKFDAAERQASGQPVPEDVQRLLGELIASATSSGDVLDIYEAAGMPKPALDDLSADFISKTQKARNPQLAIEALRKLLTEESKRSTQNNLVRQRAFSERISELMNKYTNQQLTSAEVIAELVALAREVAAEAERGSRFTPALSNDELAFYDAVVQNESAVVAQGDGVLAQIARDLVAVMRRDVRTDWTVRDDVRAKLRSSIKRLLVAAGYPPDKQPTAIKLVMEQMESMAPRYSEERAA from the coding sequence GTGGCGGGGTACAGCGAAGCAGAGTGGGAAGCGCTCGCACTCGACAAATTGGCCGAGCCGTTGGGCTGGCAGCCGCTGGCGGGCGAGAAGATCGCTCCGGGCACTGGCGAGCGTGACAGCTGGGACGAGCTGCTCATTCGCCCCCGACTGCTCCAGGCCCTGCGCCAGCTGAACCCGAATGTGCCGGGGGAGTACCTGCAGCAGGCCCTCGCCGAGATCGCGTCGCCGAAGTCGCAGGATGCGATCACCGAGAACCACCGCATCCACGATTTTCTGGTCGACGGCTTTCGCCTCAGCTACATCGGTGACGACGGCAACGAGGTCAACGCGAGCATCCGTCTGCTGAGCGCCGAGCCGAGCGAGAACGATTGGCTCGCCGTCAACCAGGTCACGCTCATTCGGGGTGACTTCACGCGCCGCTTCGACCTGGTGCTGTACTGCAACGGCATGCCGGTGAGCATCGTCGAGCTGAAGAAGGCCGGGAGCCAGGCGGCGGATGTCGCGGCCGCGCACGCCCAACTGGGCACTTACCTGCGCGAGTTTCCGATGGCGTTTAGGTTCTGCGTGTTCACGCTGGCCAGCGACGGCATTTTGGCGAAATACGGCACCCCGTTCACGCCGCTCAACCACTTCTCGCCGTGGAACGTCGACGATGACGGCGAGCCGCTGAAGCCTGGCGACGTGGGCGATTGGGATGCCAGCACCGGCATGGAGATCGCGCTGCTCGGCCTCTACAACCAGGAACGCTTCCTGCAGCTGCTGCGCTCCTTCACCGCGTTCGACGAGGGCGCAGACGGACTGCTCAAGCGCATCGCCAAGCCACACCAGTACTTCGCCGTGACCAAGGCCGTCGGCAGCACAGTGCAGGCCGTGGAGAGCAACGGCAAGGCCGGCGTGGTCTGGCACACCCAGGGGTCTGGCAAGTCCATGGAGATGGAGCTGTACACGAACCTGGTGTCGCGGCATCCGAAGCTCAAAAACCCGACGGTCGTGGTGATCACCGACCGCACCGAGCTCGACGGGCAGCTCTACGAATCATTCAGGCAGAGCCTGTTGCTGCCCGAGCAGCCCAAGCAGATCAAGCGCCGCAGCGAACTGCGTGACGAACTGAGCAACCGCACCACGGGCGGCATCTACTTCACGACGCTGCAGAAGTTCGGCCGTAGCGAGGCTGAGAAGCAGGCCGGCACCGACCACCCGCTGCTCTCGGATCGCCGCAACATCATCGTTGTCGTCGACGAGGCGCACCGCAGTCACTACGACGACCTCGACGGCTATGCCCGTCACCTGCGGGATGCCCTGCCGCACGCCACACTCATCGCCTTCACCGGCACGCCCATCTCGTTCGACGACCGCAACACCCGCGACGTCTTCGGGGACTACATCGACATCTATGACCTGTCGCGGGCCGTCGACGACGGAGCCACCGTGCCGGTCTACTTCGAACCGCGCCTGATCAACGTGGCACTGGCGACGAATGTCACCGACGAGACCCTCGACGAAGCCGCCGACGAGGCGACCGTGGGGCTGGATGACACGGAGCGGGCCCGCATTGAGGCATCCGTCGCCGTGGTGAACGCCGTCTACGGCGCGCCCGATCGCATCAACGCCCTCGCCGCCGACATCGTGGCGCACTGGGAGACGCGCACCGCGCAGATGGGCAAGTTCATCGAAGCACCCGGCAAGGCGATGATCGTGGGTGGAACCCGCGAAATCTGCGCCAACCTGTACTCGGCGATCGTGGCATTGAAGCCCGAATGGCACTCGGATGAGCTCGACACGGGCGTCATCAAGGTCGTCTACTCGGGGTCGGCCTCTGATCTGCCGCCGGTGTCCGACCACGTGCGACGGGATTCGGCCAACGCCGTGATCAAAGAGCGGCTGAGAAACGTCGATGACGAGCTGCAGATCGTGATCGTGAAAGACATGATGCTCACCGGCTATGACTCCCCGCCACTGCACACGCTCTACCTCGACCGCCCGCTCAAGGGCGCGCTGCTGATGCAGACGCTGGCACGGGTGAACCGCACGTTCCGCGGCAAGGAAGACGGCTTGTTGGTGGCGTATGCGCCGCTCGCCGACAACCTCGCCAAAGCGCTCGGCGAGTATTCGAAGAACGACCAGACCGAGAAGCCCATCGGGCGCAACATCGACGATGCCATCGTGCTTGCGGTGCAACTGGTCGACACGCTGCGCGGGCTGCTCGCGGGCAACGATTGGAAGGCGGTGCTGGTAGCAGGAGGGGCGAAGGCCTACCTGAACGCCGTCACCGGTGCTGTGAATTACCTGCGTAACCCCGCGACCCCGGGCAACATCGCCCCGGCCGGCGACGACGAGTTCGAGTCGTTGGCGGCCGCCTACCGTCGCTACTCCGGGCAGCTGTCGCGGGCCTGGGCGCTCTGCTCGGGTGCCGGAGCACAGGAGCTGGAGGAGCGCCGCCCCGAGATCGCGCTCTATGAAGAGGTGCGGGTGTGGATGGCGAAGTTCGATGCGGCTGAGCGGCAGGCGTCGGGCCAGCCGGTGCCGGAAGACGTGCAGCGCCTGCTCGGCGAGCTCATCGCATCCGCTACCTCATCGGGTGACGTGCTCGATATTTATGAGGCGGCCGGCATGCCGAAGCCGGCGCTGGACGACCTGAGCGCGGACTTCATCTCGAAGACGCAGAAGGCACGTAACCCGCAGCTGGCCATTGAGGCGCTGCGGAAGCTCTTGACCGAGGAATCGAAGCGGTCGACGCAGAACAACCTGGTGCGGCAGCGCGCGTTCTCGGAGCGCATCAGCGAGCTGATGAACAAGTACACGAACCAGCAGCTCACAAGCGCCGAGGTGATCGCCGAACTGGTGGCGCTCGCCCGCGAGGTTGCCGCGGAGGCGGAACGCGGGTCTCGCTTCACGCCGGCGCTCAGTAACGACGAACTGGCCTTCTACGACGCCGTGGTGCAGAACGAGTCGGCGGTGGTCGCGCAGGGGGACGGTGTGCTCGCGCAGATCGCCCGTGATCTCGTGGCAGTCATGCGCCGCGACGTGCGCACGGACTGGACCGTGCGCGATGACGTGCGGGCCAAGCTGCGGTCGTCGATCAAGCGGCTGCTCGTGGCGGCGGGGTATCCGCCGGACAAGCAGCCCACGGCGATCAAGCTCGTGATGGAGCAGATGGAGTCGATGGCGCCCCGGTACAGCGAGGAGCGCGCGGCCTGA
- a CDS encoding peptidoglycan DD-metalloendopeptidase family protein encodes MRRPLSTDAAPAAPASTSRTRQFQLLGMGVLAVGLFAVSTSTPALAVESDAHAGAQEASSAPEAQTMVVAADAVTVTIHRDGFSSAAAPAPAPAPVVAAASAPAGQPVSSGWVLPVVGHVSDHFGPRPEAPVAGVNPFHSGTDIAAPSGSPVVAASGGTVIFAGMSGSLGNWVLIDHGNGIETGYAHNSEILVSVGETVAAGQTISRVGSTGAATGPHLHFEVHVDGTQVDAETFMSERGISLG; translated from the coding sequence GTGCGTAGGCCCCTCTCGACGGATGCCGCTCCAGCCGCACCGGCGTCCACCTCCCGCACGAGGCAGTTTCAGCTTCTCGGCATGGGCGTGCTTGCCGTGGGGCTCTTCGCCGTGTCGACATCCACCCCCGCATTAGCGGTCGAATCAGATGCGCACGCCGGTGCCCAGGAGGCAAGCTCGGCACCAGAGGCTCAGACGATGGTTGTCGCTGCCGACGCTGTGACCGTCACGATTCATCGCGACGGATTCTCCTCTGCCGCAGCCCCCGCTCCGGCCCCGGCTCCCGTTGTAGCCGCCGCAAGCGCGCCAGCGGGCCAACCGGTGAGCTCGGGCTGGGTGCTTCCCGTGGTGGGACACGTCAGCGATCACTTTGGGCCTCGCCCAGAGGCGCCTGTCGCCGGCGTCAATCCTTTTCATAGCGGCACCGACATTGCCGCTCCGTCGGGATCGCCCGTGGTGGCGGCTTCCGGGGGCACCGTGATCTTCGCGGGAATGAGTGGCTCGCTGGGAAACTGGGTGCTCATCGATCACGGCAACGGGATTGAGACCGGCTATGCCCACAACAGCGAGATTCTCGTGAGTGTGGGCGAGACCGTTGCTGCGGGCCAGACGATCTCGCGGGTCGGCAGCACCGGCGCGGCCACCGGGCCCCACCTCCACTTCGAAGTTCACGTGGACGGTACGCAGGTGGATGCCGAGACGTTCATGAGTGAGCGCGGAATCTCGCTGGGCTAA
- a CDS encoding MmcQ/YjbR family DNA-binding protein, giving the protein MSPDELTAFLLELNGADETYPFGPETRVFKVRGKVFSIDRPDAEHPSITLKALPENVPRLILSVEGILPGYHMNKKHWITVRLDGSVPTAHLRELIAESHAIIVASLPKTQRLELQG; this is encoded by the coding sequence ATGTCGCCCGACGAGCTCACAGCCTTTCTGCTCGAACTCAACGGCGCCGACGAGACCTATCCCTTCGGTCCCGAAACCCGTGTTTTCAAGGTGCGCGGAAAAGTATTCTCGATCGACCGTCCGGATGCCGAACATCCGTCGATCACACTGAAAGCGCTCCCCGAGAATGTGCCGAGACTCATTCTGAGTGTCGAGGGAATCCTGCCCGGCTATCACATGAACAAAAAGCATTGGATTACGGTGCGGCTCGACGGATCGGTGCCCACGGCACATCTACGCGAACTCATTGCCGAGTCACACGCGATCATTGTGGCCAGCCTGCCGAAGACACAGCGCTTGGAGCTGCAGGGCTAA
- a CDS encoding lytic transglycosylase domain-containing protein: MLTALAALSARFRSATRTTAPDSAAGEEGPLAPDVGAGSTRTQLRRRRQGRKHLLAVGAVLTIGAVIGTGFGVQSVMANAAEQTKHEAALSAAASAQAAALRLQVTQARIHVTLATAFATRTAEAVANDGTVAIAAAAGKTDATVLAASVTELSKTTQISTTTATAATALIPDRVMQLAARTEAATASVRAATAEVDRVAGEQAAAAAAAAQAAAAAAEAAAQAAADEKAAAAPSRPAAPTDPSGAQAIARDLMLSQYGWGDDEFGCLVSLWNKESGWNVNAYNSSSGAAGIPQALPGSKMASAGADWQTNPATQITWGLGYIAGRYGTPCGAWDHSVSNGWY; this comes from the coding sequence ATGCTTACTGCTCTTGCTGCCCTCTCTGCTCGATTCCGTTCCGCAACTCGCACCACTGCTCCTGACAGTGCAGCGGGGGAGGAAGGCCCTCTGGCACCCGACGTCGGCGCAGGGTCAACACGCACTCAGCTTCGCCGCCGCCGTCAAGGACGCAAGCATCTGCTCGCCGTCGGGGCAGTGCTCACTATCGGTGCCGTCATCGGCACCGGATTCGGGGTGCAGTCGGTCATGGCCAATGCTGCCGAACAGACGAAGCATGAGGCGGCGCTCAGCGCTGCCGCATCGGCCCAGGCCGCCGCGCTCAGGCTGCAGGTGACGCAAGCCCGCATCCATGTCACTCTCGCGACGGCATTTGCCACACGCACCGCCGAGGCGGTCGCCAATGACGGCACTGTTGCGATCGCCGCGGCTGCGGGCAAAACGGATGCCACGGTTCTCGCCGCATCGGTCACCGAACTCAGCAAGACAACCCAGATCAGCACGACAACGGCCACTGCGGCGACCGCGCTCATCCCAGACCGCGTGATGCAGCTTGCTGCACGCACGGAAGCCGCAACGGCGTCGGTACGCGCGGCGACGGCTGAGGTCGACCGTGTCGCCGGGGAGCAGGCCGCGGCCGCAGCTGCCGCGGCGCAGGCTGCCGCGGCCGCCGCTGAGGCCGCCGCGCAGGCTGCCGCCGACGAGAAGGCGGCAGCAGCCCCGTCACGGCCGGCTGCCCCGACCGACCCGAGCGGAGCGCAGGCGATTGCCCGCGACCTGATGCTCTCGCAGTACGGCTGGGGCGACGACGAGTTCGGGTGCCTCGTCAGCCTGTGGAACAAGGAATCAGGTTGGAATGTGAACGCCTACAATTCCTCAAGCGGGGCAGCCGGAATCCCGCAGGCCCTGCCGGGCAGCAAGATGGCCTCGGCTGGTGCCGACTGGCAGACGAATCCTGCAACGCAGATCACCTGGGGGCTTGGCTACATCGCGGGCCGGTACGGCACCCCGTGTGGAGCGTGGGACCACTCGGTCTCAAACGGCTGGTACTAG
- a CDS encoding lytic transglycosylase domain-containing protein has protein sequence MLTIGTLVGTIAVTQFALVGHESSVAETAAVAAGTGMHKEQLVAYAGVTSAHAERNAQTTIANANIVIAAAQGKTDATALSASVAMLGNYTILNSDRVFALVDQTQANASLVTAATLEADRIAAEQAAAAAAAAVAAAAAQAAADAADAAARASVVSAQGPAVSSRPAAPTDPSGAQAIARDLMAAQYGWGDDQFGCLVSLWSRESGWNVNAYNASSGATGIPQAVPGSKMASAGADWQTNPATQITWGLGYIAGRYGTPCGAWDHLESAGWY, from the coding sequence ATGCTGACGATCGGTACGCTGGTCGGCACTATCGCGGTGACGCAGTTTGCGTTGGTGGGGCACGAGAGCAGCGTCGCCGAGACGGCAGCTGTAGCCGCCGGCACTGGAATGCACAAGGAGCAGCTTGTCGCTTACGCGGGCGTCACATCAGCCCACGCCGAGCGGAATGCCCAAACCACCATCGCGAATGCGAATATCGTGATCGCGGCGGCACAGGGCAAGACGGATGCGACAGCGCTGTCGGCGTCCGTCGCGATGCTGGGCAACTACACTATTCTCAATTCGGACCGGGTCTTCGCTCTGGTCGACCAAACCCAAGCCAACGCCTCTCTGGTGACGGCTGCGACGCTCGAGGCCGATCGGATTGCTGCCGAGCAGGCGGCCGCTGCTGCTGCTGCTGCTGTGGCTGCCGCTGCTGCGCAGGCCGCGGCGGATGCGGCGGATGCTGCAGCGCGTGCATCCGTGGTGTCTGCGCAGGGCCCCGCAGTGTCATCGCGTCCCGCCGCTCCGACCGACCCGAGCGGGGCTCAGGCGATCGCCCGTGACCTGATGGCCGCGCAGTATGGCTGGGGCGATGATCAATTCGGGTGCCTGGTCAGCCTGTGGTCTCGGGAATCGGGCTGGAATGTGAATGCGTACAACGCCTCGAGCGGCGCGACGGGCATTCCACAGGCCGTCCCGGGAAGCAAGATGGCCTCGGCCGGCGCCGACTGGCAGACGAATCCCGCCACCCAGATCACCTGGGGGTTGGGATACATCGCGGGGCGTTACGGCACTCCGTGTGGCGCCTGGGATCACCTGGAATCTGCCGGCTGGTACTGA
- a CDS encoding HNH endonuclease, protein MSITSPPPVSAPEPTPAPGASAPTAAMVLAVLEQARSVLAVLGTVSPDRFTDDDLLGVLGAFEGVGRLVDAGRVAVAATVEERSGRWLGRDSLAAKRGCTSGIDLITRITRISGREAKRRSALGLRMQDTQHVGTIIPALFPTVGAAVADGSLGVDAAEVIMSGLAEISPRVAPDDLAAAERALVSAATGTITAENEGEPGAGFAFSADSMRVQMLQWQAALDPDGVAPNEVEGEATSTISFGRFKDGIYPVRGGVTPDLYGIMNLTFDAFIAAHKTPAFPTAAEQARDQARDDQAEFDGQDLNDDHDHDHDHDDHGQGSASAEVPLPGSAGHEFDDVDTRTAGEKRADILRGMFTQLAQADNTPSIGGAAPTVVVHVNVNDIEAGRGVGWIDGVDAPISLRTVDQMMCAGGTQTVLFGPNGEVLTLTDPQRLFNRAQRRAILARDDGCGVPGCDAPTQWLEFHHVIPWSKGGTTEVDNGVALCWRHHHTIETSGWEILMVNGRPQVKAPAWIDPTRTWRDANRHRTDTHRRD, encoded by the coding sequence ATGTCAATCACCTCCCCACCCCCCGTCTCCGCCCCGGAGCCGACACCCGCCCCGGGTGCGTCGGCACCGACCGCGGCCATGGTGCTGGCGGTGCTCGAACAGGCCCGCTCGGTTCTGGCGGTGCTCGGCACTGTCAGCCCCGACCGGTTCACCGACGACGACCTCCTCGGTGTGCTCGGCGCGTTCGAAGGTGTGGGCCGGCTGGTTGATGCGGGCCGGGTGGCTGTGGCGGCGACGGTCGAGGAACGCTCCGGCCGGTGGCTGGGCCGCGACTCCCTCGCGGCAAAGCGGGGCTGCACGAGTGGCATCGACCTGATCACCCGGATCACCCGCATTTCCGGCCGTGAAGCGAAACGCCGCAGCGCGCTCGGCCTGCGAATGCAGGACACGCAACACGTCGGCACGATCATCCCCGCACTGTTCCCCACGGTCGGTGCCGCAGTGGCCGACGGCTCACTGGGGGTGGATGCGGCGGAGGTGATCATGTCCGGTCTGGCCGAGATTTCCCCGCGTGTTGCCCCCGATGATCTTGCGGCTGCGGAACGCGCTTTGGTGTCTGCGGCGACGGGCACGATTACGGCCGAGAATGAGGGTGAGCCGGGCGCCGGCTTCGCGTTCTCGGCGGACTCGATGCGGGTGCAGATGTTGCAGTGGCAGGCGGCGCTGGACCCCGACGGGGTGGCACCGAACGAGGTCGAGGGTGAGGCGACGAGCACGATCAGTTTCGGCCGCTTCAAAGACGGCATCTACCCAGTGCGGGGCGGTGTCACTCCTGATCTGTACGGAATCATGAACCTCACCTTCGACGCGTTCATCGCCGCCCACAAGACCCCCGCGTTCCCCACCGCCGCCGAACAAGCCCGCGACCAGGCACGCGACGACCAAGCCGAGTTCGACGGACAAGACCTGAACGACGACCACGACCACGACCACGACCATGACGACCACGGTCAGGGTTCAGCCTCAGCTGAGGTGCCTCTTCCCGGGTCGGCCGGGCATGAGTTCGATGATGTCGACACCCGTACGGCTGGGGAGAAGCGGGCCGATATTCTGCGCGGCATGTTCACCCAGCTGGCCCAGGCCGATAATACTCCCAGCATTGGTGGTGCAGCGCCGACGGTGGTGGTGCATGTGAACGTGAACGATATTGAAGCCGGGCGCGGTGTCGGCTGGATCGACGGTGTCGACGCCCCCATTTCGCTTCGTACGGTGGATCAGATGATGTGTGCCGGAGGCACCCAAACGGTTCTGTTTGGTCCGAACGGTGAGGTTCTGACGCTGACCGATCCGCAACGACTGTTCAACCGTGCCCAACGCCGGGCGATCCTCGCCCGCGACGACGGCTGCGGCGTTCCCGGCTGCGATGCCCCCACACAGTGGCTCGAATTTCATCACGTGATCCCCTGGAGCAAAGGCGGCACCACCGAAGTCGACAATGGTGTGGCGCTGTGTTGGCGACATCATCACACCATCGAAACGTCCGGCTGGGAGATCCTCATGGTCAACGGCCGACCCCAAGTGAAAGCCCCGGCCTGGATCGACCCGACCCGCACCTGGCGCGACGCAAACCGCCACCGCACCGACACCCACCGCCGAGACTGA
- a CDS encoding acyl-CoA dehydrogenase family protein, giving the protein MTHAGTDTSSLAVDTVFDLDALLTPEEIGWRDRAREFATTRIQPTIEQDFENKHFRREFIAELGAAGFLGMHLSGYGCAGAGAVAYGLVCLEFEAVDSGWRTFVSVQGSLAMSAIAKFGSEEHKTTWLPKMAAGDAVGCFALTEPTGGSDPAAMETTATRDGHDWVLNGSKRWIGLASIADVAVVWAQTDEGVRGFVVPTNTPGFRAVEIDTKLSMRASIQCDVTLSDVRLPATAMLPDARGLSGPFSCLNEARYGIVWGVMGAARSCLEVAIARSTSRRVFDKHLGEMQLTQLKLANMFLEYEKGTLLALHLGRLKEQGQLTPNQISVGKLNNVREAIAIAGEARSILGGDGITSEFPVMRHMANLESVRTYEGTDEVHTLVIGRALTGFAAFK; this is encoded by the coding sequence ATGACCCACGCCGGCACTGACACTTCTTCGCTCGCCGTCGACACGGTTTTCGACCTCGATGCCTTGCTCACCCCCGAGGAGATCGGGTGGCGCGACCGAGCGCGCGAATTTGCGACGACGCGCATTCAGCCCACGATCGAGCAGGACTTTGAGAACAAGCACTTTCGCCGTGAGTTCATCGCCGAGCTCGGTGCCGCTGGATTCCTTGGCATGCATCTCTCGGGCTATGGCTGTGCCGGCGCAGGCGCCGTCGCCTATGGCCTGGTCTGTCTGGAGTTCGAGGCGGTTGACAGCGGATGGCGCACGTTCGTCTCGGTGCAGGGATCCTTGGCGATGTCGGCAATCGCAAAGTTCGGCTCTGAGGAACACAAGACCACCTGGCTGCCGAAGATGGCCGCCGGAGACGCGGTGGGTTGCTTTGCGCTCACCGAGCCGACCGGTGGCAGCGACCCGGCAGCCATGGAGACGACCGCGACCCGTGACGGACATGACTGGGTGTTGAACGGCAGCAAGCGCTGGATCGGGCTGGCCAGCATTGCCGATGTGGCCGTCGTGTGGGCCCAGACAGACGAGGGAGTGCGCGGCTTTGTCGTGCCGACGAACACTCCGGGGTTTCGTGCCGTCGAAATCGACACCAAGCTCTCGATGCGGGCATCCATTCAATGCGACGTCACCCTCTCGGACGTTCGCCTGCCGGCCACGGCAATGTTGCCGGACGCCCGAGGACTTTCTGGACCGTTCAGCTGTCTGAATGAGGCCAGGTATGGGATTGTCTGGGGTGTGATGGGTGCCGCACGTTCGTGTCTTGAGGTGGCAATCGCTCGATCGACGAGCCGCCGGGTTTTCGACAAGCATCTCGGCGAAATGCAATTGACACAGCTCAAGCTGGCAAACATGTTCCTTGAGTATGAGAAGGGCACATTGCTCGCTCTGCACCTGGGACGCCTGAAGGAGCAGGGGCAGCTCACGCCGAATCAGATCAGCGTGGGCAAGCTGAACAATGTGCGGGAGGCAATCGCGATTGCCGGTGAGGCACGGTCGATCTTGGGCGGCGACGGCATTACCTCGGAGTTTCCGGTGATGCGGCACATGGCCAATCTCGAATCGGTGCGCACTTACGAGGGAACCGACGAGGTGCACACACTCGTGATCGGGCGCGCGCTGACCGGCTTCGCCGCGTTCAAATAG
- a CDS encoding CaiB/BaiF CoA transferase family protein, protein MTPHLPPGEPTAGAPQLGALSGIRVADFSRVLAGPYATMMLADFGADVIKIEHPAGDDTRTWRPPVDANGMATYFSSVNRGKRSIVCDLSTPEGLATATRLALSADIVIENFRPGTMERFGLGYAELSAQRPALVYCSITGFGAEAGAALPGYDLLVQAVGGLMSITGTEPDKPAKVGVALVDVLTGLNALVGIQAALRVRDSTGLGQRVEVNLLQSLLAGLVNQAASTLTTGVSPARLGNAHPSIAPYETLNAADRVIAIAVGNDRQFRNLTEVLELTDLADDPRFATNPQRVAHRDMLHDLLEARLIERPAATWLPLLAAAGVPAGPVNTVAEALELADELGLAGTATIAGAPHVVNPIRLSATPPTYRAGPPRLGEHEGAEWLLDSIPLTVAPAASVLTKE, encoded by the coding sequence ATGACGCCACATCTACCACCCGGCGAGCCCACAGCTGGAGCGCCCCAGCTCGGCGCGCTTTCTGGAATACGGGTCGCTGACTTCTCTCGCGTTCTCGCCGGACCCTACGCGACAATGATGCTCGCCGACTTCGGCGCAGACGTGATCAAGATCGAGCATCCGGCTGGCGACGACACACGCACCTGGCGCCCACCGGTCGACGCCAACGGGATGGCCACCTACTTTTCAAGTGTCAACCGGGGCAAGCGTTCAATCGTGTGTGACCTGAGTACCCCTGAGGGGCTCGCCACGGCCACACGACTCGCGTTGTCGGCTGACATCGTGATCGAGAATTTTCGGCCGGGCACCATGGAACGATTCGGTCTGGGCTATGCCGAATTGTCCGCGCAGCGTCCGGCTCTTGTCTACTGCTCGATCACGGGTTTCGGCGCCGAGGCCGGGGCAGCGTTGCCCGGCTATGATCTTCTCGTACAAGCGGTGGGTGGGCTGATGAGCATCACCGGAACCGAACCAGACAAGCCTGCCAAGGTGGGTGTGGCTCTGGTCGACGTGCTGACCGGGCTGAATGCCCTCGTCGGAATTCAAGCCGCACTGCGGGTGCGCGACAGCACCGGCCTCGGCCAGCGCGTCGAGGTGAATCTGTTGCAATCGTTGCTCGCCGGCCTCGTGAACCAGGCGGCGAGCACCCTCACGACGGGGGTCTCCCCCGCACGGCTGGGCAACGCGCATCCGAGTATCGCGCCCTACGAAACGCTGAACGCCGCCGACCGAGTAATCGCGATTGCTGTGGGAAATGATCGGCAATTTCGCAACCTCACCGAGGTTCTCGAACTCACCGACCTGGCCGACGACCCCCGGTTTGCGACCAACCCCCAGCGAGTCGCGCACCGAGACATGCTGCATGACCTGCTCGAGGCCCGACTCATCGAGCGACCGGCCGCAACCTGGCTTCCGCTGCTGGCCGCGGCGGGTGTGCCGGCTGGGCCGGTGAACACCGTGGCCGAAGCGCTGGAGCTCGCCGACGAACTCGGCCTGGCAGGCACCGCGACGATCGCGGGGGCCCCTCACGTCGTGAACCCCATTCGACTCTCGGCCACTCCCCCCACGTATCGTGCCGGCCCGCCTCGGCTGGGCGAGCATGAGGGCGCCGAGTGGCTGCTAGATTCCATCCCCCTGACCGTTGCACCCGCAGCATCCGTTCTCACCAAGGAGTAA